A region of the Candidatus Zixiibacteriota bacterium genome:
GTCGACAGAACTTCGATCGAGCCGTGGTGCGCGTGGACGATCTTGTGCGTCAGCGCCAGGCCAAGCCCGGTCCCGTTCTTTTTCGTGGTGAAGAACGGGTCGAAGATCCGCTCCCGGTTCTCCGGTGGAATGCCGCCGCCTTCGTCGATGACCTTGATCTCGACGGCCCGGTGGATCCGCCCGTTCATCGTGGCGAAAGGCGCCATTTCCGCTTTGAGTTGCACCCGCCCGCCCGCGGGCATCGCTTCCTTGGCGTTGACCACGAGGTTGAGCAGCGCCTGAACCAGCAAACCGCGGTCGCCCCAGATCGGCGGCAGGCCGGGCTGAATGGCGAACGCGAGCGACCACGGCGGATCATTGAACAGCGGTACGCATTCCACGAGCAGGTCTTTCATCAGCAAAGGCACCGGCAGGAGATCGGGGGAGATCGACGGCTCCGCGGCGAAGCACAGCAGGCGCGAGAGCGTGGCGTGCAGCCGGCGCGCGGCCGCGAGGATCTCCTCGGCCGCCCGCCGCGGGTCCTCGACCGCATTTTCCTTGAGCAGCGATGCGTAGAGCTCGATCCCGCCGAGGGGATTTCGCACCTGGTGCGCGAGCTCCGACGCCATCAGGCCTAGCGAAGCCAGCCGGCGCGTCCGCGCGGCCTCCGCTTCGAGGCGCTTCAGCGTGGTGGTGTCCTGGAAAATCACGACGTAGTCGCTGCGGGAGCCTCCCGCCGCCACCTCCGAGACCACGAAGTGGAGCGGCCTCACGATCCCGTCGGGTCCCTGAATCATCTTCTCGCATTCCAGAGGGAGAAAGCTCCTGTCGCCGCGCCGGAGCCTGGCGGCCAGTGTTTTTCCCAGCAGCTGCCCGGCGCGCTCCGCGTCGATTTCCCCCGCCAGCTCGTTCAAGCGCCGATTGGCGAACGTCGGCTGCAGATCGCGACCGAGGATGAGGACCCCGGCGTTGAGGCTTTCGAGCACCGAGAGGAGATACGCCCGGGCTTCTTCCCGTTCCCGCAGGCTCTTTTCGAGCTCGCGGTGCTGGCTTTCGAGCTCGCGCGTCAGGTGCTGAGCGCGCTCCTCGAGCCTGCGGTATTCCCGAATCAACTCCAGGCTGTTCTGATTGAACCAGCCGATGAGATGCTGGAGCGACTCGACCTCGATCTCCGGTTCGCTGACCGCAATAGTCATTCCTTGCCTCCGTTCCCGCGCGGCGGACGCGTCGGCTTCTGCCCCGAGCAAGCTCCGTGCCACGGTTTTCACCGAGGGCACGAGAGTTACTCGGCTCTCAGGCGCATCCTCGCGTCTGCCCGTGAGCCGCGGCCACGGGCGGTGTCAAAGAAAAGTACCGCTCCGTCAGGATCCCGACGCCGCCGCCCGCGGGCGCCAGGCGCGGCTGCAGCATGCCCTTCTTGCGCAGGCGCTCGATCAACGTGGTGCGATTCAAACGGAGCAGCTCGGCGGCGGCGGTCTTGTTGCCGCGGCTGCGCTCGAGCGCCTGACGAATGAAGCCGTTTTCGATACTTTCGAGGACGCCGTCGAGGTCCACGCCCTCGTCGGGAAGCGATACCTCGGCGGCCGCCGCGCTCCGCCGCGCCGCCGGCTGGAGCACGTAGTCGGGCAGCTCGCCCACCCGGATCACCCCGTCCTCGTTCAGGACCACGAGCCGCTCGATGAGATTCTCCAGCTCGCGCACGTTTCCCGCCCATTCGTAGCTTTCGAGGGCCTGCATCGCCGCGGGATCGATCTCGAGAGGCCCTTTGCCCTTGCGCCGCCCGTGAAGCGAAAGGAAATGGCGGACGAGAAGCGGGATGTCGCCCCTGCGCTCGCGCAGCGGCGGAAGCTCCAGCGGAAGCACGTTCAGACGATAGAAGAGATCCTCGCGAAACTTCCCTTCACGAACCGCCGCCCGCAGGTCCCGGTTGGTTGCCGCGACGACCCGGACGTCAACCTGCACCGGATGGTCGCTTCCGAGCGGCTCGAACCGTCGCTCCTGCAGCACGCGCAGCAACTTCACCTGCAGCTTCGGGCTCATCTCGCCGATCTCGTCGAGGAACAAAGTCCCCCTGTGGGCGAGCTGGAAGCGGCCTTGCCGGGCGTGAATCGCGCCGGTGAACGCGCCGCGCACGTGGCCGAACAGCTCGCTTTCGAGCAGCTCCTCGGGAATGGCCCCGCAGTTGACCGGAACGAACGAGCTGTCGCGTCGATGGCTGAACTGGTGGATTGCACGGGCGGCAAGCTCCTTGCCGGTCCCGCTTTCACCGGTGATCAGGACCGTGGCGTCGCTTTGCGCCATCTTTCTGACGAGCTCCTGGATCCGACGCATGGCAAAGCTCTCCCCGACCATCGCCGCAAACGCTTCGCTGCCCCTTTCCTGCGCCGCTCCGAGAACCCGATTGTCCATTCGACCTCCCGTCAAAGCCTTGTCGCGTCAGAAAAACGTTGGCCTTGCCGCCGAGCAAAACAGAGGCCAGCAGGAACGAAGCCGCCGCCGCCGCGCCTAAGTTGCCGACATTTTCGCTGAAAGCTTCGCCCCGCGGCGTGCCGCAACGCCGATCGTGCGGTGGCAAAAATTCGACGCTTACCCGGGCGGCGTCGAGAAATTGTCGCCGGAGCGCGGCACGCAACAAAGCCTACGGAATAGGCCGCGGCCGCTGCGCCGGCGCGAAAAAAGCGCGGGCCGGGCGGCTGCTTCGCGGCAGGATCAGGGGCGGGCGGCGGGAGGGATCACTCCTCGCCGTTGACCTTTTCGAGATATTGTCTCATCGCCTTGCGGCGAACGCGAATCGTTCTTTTTTCCACCTTGAGAATCCCTTTTGCGCGAAGGTCGCGCAGGCTGCGGGAAAGCGTTTCCGGGGCGGTCGAAACGGCCTGGGCGAGCTCCTTGTTGGAAAGCGGGATCTCCACGACCTCTTCCTCCGAGCCGGCGCGGTCCAACAAGTTCACGAGATGCTCGAGCAACAGCGCCACCCGTTGCTCGACCGGCAGCCTTGCCATCCCGACGCGCCGGTAGAGGCGAAACAGATTCTCCGAGAAATGGCGCGCGAGCTGGAGAGCGAGCGCGGGATGGCGCTCGCCGAGCAGCCGGAGCTGACGCCAGCCCATCCGTCCGATCTCGACCTGTCCCCCGGTGGTGACCGCGGCACAGGGATGGCTCGCCGCGGCGCCGTCACTGACGCCGCTGATGATGCTGCAGGGGACCGCTAGGTCCACGATCGCTTCCTCCCCTCCAGGCACAACCGTCGTCAATTTCACGACGCCGCGGCAAATGAGATAGACTCCGGTGACCGGCTCGCCCTGATGGAAGATGAACTTTCCCCTGCCGGCCACCGAGTAGCGGGCGAGCCCATCCGAAAATTCCTTGCAGGCTTTTTCCCCCACTCCCTTCAGGAACCCCTCCTCCCGGTGCGGGCAGTCGAGGCAGGTTTTCTGCATGCCGGACATTGTCGCGCCAATAAATTAAATAGCCTACTTTATAGTGAAAAGTCTTGACGTAAATCAATGGTAATTTTGACTCGGATCAATGCAGGAGTTTGGAGACAGTTGTATGGTGGAAGAAAAACAACTCCCTCGATTTCGCCAACGAGGGCTCAGCAAGTCAGGAATTCGGCCTCGACGAAGCTTGGCTGACGCATAACCGGCTTCACCGCTCAAATGGCACCGACTCACCCCGTTTCGATCATCGGCGAGCATCCGCTCATGGTAAAGATCAAGGCTCTGGTCGACCGAGTTGCGGCTACGGACGCAACAGTGCTCGTAACCGGAGAAAGCGGGACCGGGAAAGAGATCGTCGCCCGCGCGCTCCATGCCTCCAGCGCCCGCAATCACGGGCCGTTCGTTCCCGTAAACTGTGCCGCGATCCCGCACGACCTGCTCGAAAGCGAGCTGTTCGGCCACGTGCGCGGCGCGTTCACCGGCGCGCTCGGCGCCCGCGCCGGCATGTTCCAGCTGGCCGACGGCGGCACGCTTTTCCTCGACGAGGTCGGGGAAATGCCGCTCGCGCTTCAGGCCAAGCTCCTCCGGGTTCTCCAGGAGCGTGAGGTCCGCCCGATCGGCGCCGACCAGAGCGTCCCGGTCGACGTCCGCGTGATCGCGGCGACGAACAAGGACCTGGTGCGCGAAGTCGAAAAAGGGACCTTCCGCGAGGATCTCTTTTACCGCCTCCAGGTGATTCCGATTCACCTGCCGCCGCTGCGGGCCCGCCGCTCGGACATTCCGCTGATGATCGATTTCTTCCTCGAGCGGGCGAACCGCCGGCACAACAGCTCGGTTCGCATTGCGCCCGAGGTGGGCATTCATCTATGGGAGTACGACTGGCCGGGAAACGTGCGCGAGCTGGAAAACGTGATCGAGCGGATGGTGCTCCTGTGCGAGGGGGGGCGGATCGAGATGCAGGACCTTCCTCCCAACATTTACAACTTCGTCTCCGACAAGAAGATTCCGCAGCCGACCCTCAACGGCAAAGAGCTGGACCTGCGGACCGCGCTCAAGCAGTTCGAGTACCGGCTCATCGACGAAGCCCTGCGCCTCACCGACGGGAACAAAGCCATGGCCGCGCGCATGCTCAAGGTCAAGCGAACCACGCTGCTCGCCAAACTGCGAAACCGAGACTTGAGGAGGGACGAGGTTGAGAACAAGCGACTTCCCCTTGCCAGCTAGCCGGTCCTCCGGGTCGAGGATCCTGGTGGTCGACGACAACAAGGACCTGGTGGAGTTTCTCCGTCGCCTGCTCTCACACCACGGATTCGACGTGCGCTGCGCGTTCAGCGGCGCCGAATGCCTGGAAGCCGTACGGCGCGAGCCCGTCGACCTGATCGTTCTCGACGTGATGATGCCGAAGACCGACGGCCTCCAGGTGTGTGCCGAGCTCAAGCGCACCGCGCCTTCGATTCCCGTGATGCTCCTTACCGCGAGGGACGACCTTGCCACCCGAGCCGCCGCCATGTCGCTCGGAGCGAGCGAGTTCGTCGCCAAGCCGATCAACGTTGCGGATTTCCTCGCGCGCGTGGGAACCCAACTGGAGATGCGCGGCTGGCAGAAGACCATCGACGCCGCTTTTGCCAGAACGAAAGGAGACGACACGCCCGCGGGGAAATGAAGCCACGCCCGAGCCGGAAGGCCGCCTCGTCCCCGCAAGCGCTCGGCGGAGCCCCAAAAGACCCTTTTCCTCGTCTGCCTGTGCCGTCCCCGGATGGCAAAAAACGGCGCGAGGGTTTGCCCGCGGGCGGGCGAGCTTCGCGTTAAAATTCCCTGCTTATCACCGGTTTTCTT
Encoded here:
- a CDS encoding ATP-binding protein, coding for MTIAVSEPEIEVESLQHLIGWFNQNSLELIREYRRLEERAQHLTRELESQHRELEKSLREREEARAYLLSVLESLNAGVLILGRDLQPTFANRRLNELAGEIDAERAGQLLGKTLAARLRRGDRSFLPLECEKMIQGPDGIVRPLHFVVSEVAAGGSRSDYVVIFQDTTTLKRLEAEAARTRRLASLGLMASELAHQVRNPLGGIELYASLLKENAVEDPRRAAEEILAAARRLHATLSRLLCFAAEPSISPDLLPVPLLMKDLLVECVPLFNDPPWSLAFAIQPGLPPIWGDRGLLVQALLNLVVNAKEAMPAGGRVQLKAEMAPFATMNGRIHRAVEIKVIDEGGGIPPENRERIFDPFFTTKKNGTGLGLALTHKIVHAHHGSIEVLSTPGRGSQFNVCLPAAEETRSDAEANPDC
- a CDS encoding sigma 54-interacting transcriptional regulator, with the protein product MDNRVLGAAQERGSEAFAAMVGESFAMRRIQELVRKMAQSDATVLITGESGTGKELAARAIHQFSHRRDSSFVPVNCGAIPEELLESELFGHVRGAFTGAIHARQGRFQLAHRGTLFLDEIGEMSPKLQVKLLRVLQERRFEPLGSDHPVQVDVRVVAATNRDLRAAVREGKFREDLFYRLNVLPLELPPLRERRGDIPLLVRHFLSLHGRRKGKGPLEIDPAAMQALESYEWAGNVRELENLIERLVVLNEDGVIRVGELPDYVLQPAARRSAAAAEVSLPDEGVDLDGVLESIENGFIRQALERSRGNKTAAAELLRLNRTTLIERLRKKGMLQPRLAPAGGGVGILTERYFSLTPPVAAAHGQTRGCA
- a CDS encoding Crp/Fnr family transcriptional regulator; translation: MQKTCLDCPHREEGFLKGVGEKACKEFSDGLARYSVAGRGKFIFHQGEPVTGVYLICRGVVKLTTVVPGGEEAIVDLAVPCSIISGVSDGAAASHPCAAVTTGGQVEIGRMGWRQLRLLGERHPALALQLARHFSENLFRLYRRVGMARLPVEQRVALLLEHLVNLLDRAGSEEEVVEIPLSNKELAQAVSTAPETLSRSLRDLRAKGILKVEKRTIRVRRKAMRQYLEKVNGEE
- a CDS encoding sigma 54-interacting transcriptional regulator, translating into MAPTHPVSIIGEHPLMVKIKALVDRVAATDATVLVTGESGTGKEIVARALHASSARNHGPFVPVNCAAIPHDLLESELFGHVRGAFTGALGARAGMFQLADGGTLFLDEVGEMPLALQAKLLRVLQEREVRPIGADQSVPVDVRVIAATNKDLVREVEKGTFREDLFYRLQVIPIHLPPLRARRSDIPLMIDFFLERANRRHNSSVRIAPEVGIHLWEYDWPGNVRELENVIERMVLLCEGGRIEMQDLPPNIYNFVSDKKIPQPTLNGKELDLRTALKQFEYRLIDEALRLTDGNKAMAARMLKVKRTTLLAKLRNRDLRRDEVENKRLPLAS
- a CDS encoding response regulator, yielding MVDDNKDLVEFLRRLLSHHGFDVRCAFSGAECLEAVRREPVDLIVLDVMMPKTDGLQVCAELKRTAPSIPVMLLTARDDLATRAAAMSLGASEFVAKPINVADFLARVGTQLEMRGWQKTIDAAFARTKGDDTPAGK